A single genomic interval of Macadamia integrifolia cultivar HAES 741 chromosome 6, SCU_Mint_v3, whole genome shotgun sequence harbors:
- the LOC122080666 gene encoding reticulon-like protein B21 isoform X1, translated as MWRDVSKSAFVFGVGTFFLLSSSIIKDLNFSMISTISYMGLVTLVYLAAIFFYKSILCRGATDMDDSNEEYIVGEQEAIWVQKLILPYLNEFLLKLRSIYTTLSFFFWVILYATFYLK; from the exons ATGTGGAGAGACGTATCAAAATCAGCTTTCGTATTTGGAGTTGGAACATTCTTCCTACTCTCTTCCTCTATCATCAAAGATCTCAATTTTAG CATGATTTCTACAATTTCCTACATGGGTCTTGTGACTCTTGTCTACCTTGCTGCAATCTTTTTCTATAAATCAATACTTTGCAG GGGAGCTACAGATATGGATGATTCAAATGAGGAATATATAGTAGGGGAACAAGAGGCAATTTGGGTACAAAAACTGATCCTTCCCTACTTGAATGAGTTCCTATTGAAGCTCAGAAGCATTTACACtactttgtctttttttttttgggtaatccTTTACGCTACTTTCTATCTTAAGTGA
- the LOC122080666 gene encoding reticulon-like protein B21 isoform X2 gives MWRDVSKSAFVFGVGTFFLLSSSIIKDLNFSMISTISYMGLVTLVYLAAIFFYKSILCRGATDMDDSNEEYIVGEQEAIW, from the exons ATGTGGAGAGACGTATCAAAATCAGCTTTCGTATTTGGAGTTGGAACATTCTTCCTACTCTCTTCCTCTATCATCAAAGATCTCAATTTTAG CATGATTTCTACAATTTCCTACATGGGTCTTGTGACTCTTGTCTACCTTGCTGCAATCTTTTTCTATAAATCAATACTTTGCAG GGGAGCTACAGATATGGATGATTCAAATGAGGAATATATAGTAGGGGAACAAGAGGCAATTTGG TGA
- the LOC122082501 gene encoding probable mitochondrial import inner membrane translocase subunit TIM21: MHRIKHKVGESLILIKQNRWYFMLKSPKGSSSSGVLSPERLVSDVGSITFSSMATGRNVLDIGISESVKRVVLKSGRVSKTSVDPSRICKGARGTEGLATYVESLFVSDVNVYSSCPFFKEMDGKYGNPILSRGWWSRECLVSSLTPFQLVKSHGQPETVPRFARSLASSSASQSSGQTPPEKNKKDISTVDDPFDAPTYNIPEKPVTFAEGASYSIIILVGLGVAAAAGYAVFKELIFEPKEYKIFGKALERVQNDSQVRMRIGSPVTGYGQESRNRAARQRIPNRTWTDEDGIEHVEVNFYIRGPHGAGKVYAEMFKDKVDKQWKYTYLIVDIKSPSPAQLMLESYVPA; encoded by the exons ATGCACAGAATCAAGCACAAAGTGGGTGAGTCCCTGATTTTGATTAAGCAGAACAGATGGTATTTTATGCTTAAATCTCCAAAGGGTTCGTCTTCTTCCGGCGTTTTGTCTCCAGAAAGGTTAGTGTCCGATGTGGGCTCCATTACTTTTTCATCCATGGCAACGGGGAGGAATGTGCTTGATATCGGAATCTCTGAGTCGGTGAAAAGG GTGGTGCTGAAGTCTGGTCGTGTGAGTAAAACTAGTGTTGATCCCAGCAGAATATGTAAG GGTGCACGGGGGACCGAAGGTCTTGCAACTTATGTTGAATCACTGTTCGTCTCTGATGTCAATGTATATAGTAGCTGTCCTTTCTTCAAGGAGATGGACGGAAAATATG GAAATCCAATTTTGTCCAGAGGATGGTGGAGCAGAGAGTGTCTGGTTAGTTCATTGACGCCTTTCCAACTTGTGAAGTCCCATGGACAACCAGAAACAGTTCCTCGCTTTGCTAGATCTCTTGCTTCCAGTTCAGCTTCTCAGTCATCAGGACAAACCCCACCAGAG AAGAACAAAAAGGACATATCTACAGTTGATGATCCTTTTGATGCCCCTACATACAATATTCCAGAGAAGCCAGTGACCTTTGCAGAAGGTGCTTCATACAGTATTATCATACTTGTAGGACTTGGTGTTGCAGCAGCTGCTGGATATGCTGTTTTCAAGGAGCTTATTTTTGAGCCTAAGGA GTACAAAATTTTTGGGAAGGCTCTGGAAAGGGTTCAGAATGACAGTCAG GTTAGAATGAGGATTGGATCACCTGTCACAGGCTACGGTCAGGAAAGTAGAAACCGAGCTGCTCGCCAACGGATTCCCAATAGAACTTGGACTGATGAAGATGGTATTGAACATGTTGAG GTTAACTTCTATATCCGTGGCCCCCATGGAGCCGGCAAGGTTTACGCTGAGATGTTCAAAGACAAGGTGGACAAACAGTGGAAGTACACATATCTGATTGTTGACATCAAATCACCTTCACCGGCACAGTTGATGCTGGAGTCATATGTCCCAGCTTAG